The nucleotide sequence ATGCGTAGGTTTTTCTAAATTCAAAGATGAGTAAATCAGTTTTCGGTAAAATGTTTAGTTTACTGACAGTAATGGCCTGTGtatatattaaaaagaaagaaactAGTTTTCATTGGTTTAAAATACCATTTTGCAAAAAGTGGCCCAaactttgaaatttttaaaaagtaaccACGAAACtaaaaacaactaataaacTCAATATTGTTTAGTTTTTTCTCagaacaaaaaaatgtttaccaCTTTATAAGTGTTTTTAGTTACGGTTAAAAATCTAAGTATGATGCAAAATGACTATTGGTCAGTTAGTTCATcgtaaaatataatatatgaatgaaataatttgttttacatGCAGcagattatatttttatttttaagtatttcgTACGGTGCTCCCATTTCATTTGACCCACACAACTGTGCATCACAATAATtgcaaattatttaattttttaaatattttttcagcGTTTTATGCAATACCTGGCGTCAAGCAATTCTACATTCAATCTCAGCTCCTTTCTGGATAAAGGAACTGTACAAGGTATAACGAAACTTTCTTTCAGACGCCTAAAAAGAGTTTCATATGCAACAAAGCTTTGATCGAATTaccaatttaaaattattaactAATGCTTACATTCTGATCATTCCTCTCTCATTCTCTCTTTCCATTCATGCGAATGCTGCGCGATCGTTTGGCTTGATCATTTGtacttttatttaattaaccATAATTTCTAAACAAAAATGATTAATTCTGAAATGCGCCGCTTACTGACCCACATACCTCACAAAATGCTGGCTAACCACAACTTCAAAAATGCAATTATCCAAACtaaatattcaaaatcaaACAATATAAACCTTATACAGATGGTGGCATGGGCGTTCCGGGTGGCAGAATGGGTGAGTATAATACAGAAGCTATTAGCAATTGGCTGCAACTTTTTCCTTATTGGGCTATGGACCTCGTATTCTTTTCTGGTTGTTACTAAAATTCGTTTTATTTATGATTAAAATCCAAATTAACTAACAAAAAACTATTGTTTTTAAGATTTGTATTTGGCATTACCTAAAATACGTGTGTCCTACATATGTTTGACTTCGAGaaaattttctaatattttccCAATTAACAGGTTACGACATGTCGCCCTTCATTCGACGCTACGCCAAATATTTGAACGAGAAGTCGCTCTCCTATCGAGCCATGGCCTTTGACTTTTGCAAAGTCAAGCGAGGGTAAGTAATTCAGACACACATCGTATATAATTATGATATAATTGATTTGTTTTGTAATCTACTATTTTAGCAAAGAGGAGGGCTCGCTGCGTAGCATGAATGCCGAAAAACTTCTGAAGACTTTGCCAGTTTTGCAGGCACAATTGGATGCACTTCTGGAGTTCGACTGCCAATCCAACGATTTGTCCAATGGTAAGTTTATTTCATCTAATGCCTAATGCTTAAATGTTTTTGATAACTTTGTTTAATTTTAGGCGTCATTAATATGAGCTTTATGCTCTTGTTTCGTGATCTCATACGACTTTTTGCTTGCTACAATGACGGCATTATTAATTTGcttgagaaatattttgatatgaaCAAGAAACATGCGCGCGATGCGTTGGATCTGTACAAGAAGTTCTTGGTGCGCATGGATCGTGTTGGGGAGTTCTTAAAAGTGGCAGAGGTTTGTAATTCCTTAATGAAAATCGATACATTATATTTAATTGTTAATTTTCTGCTTGTAGAATGTGGGCATTGACAAGGGTGATATTCCCGATTTGACCAAGGCGCCCAGCTCGTTGTTAGATGCTTTGGAGCAGCACTTGGCCACGCTGGAGGGCCGAAAAGTATCCGCAGCTAATACGCCCACACAGTCATCGAGGTTTGTTGGTCTAAGAGTATTTAGCTAAGAAATTCTCAAAGTAGATATTTTGGTTATTGTTTTGAGTTTCAAACTTCATTAACTCTACAGAAGATACTCTGGTACCAAAATTTATAAACCTGGTTGAATATTTTCCTCTGCTAGTTTGTATTTATGCAATCAATTATAATTTTAGCAGCTTATTACTTGAATGACCAAAGCTGTACATTATTAAAAAAGCAGTATTATGTCTATTGATTGGTTGTAAACAAGCACGAAGTAATTTATAATAGTTCGCCCTTCTGTAGTTTACAGTTTAAAGATGATCTTTGCTTTTATAGAGGGACTATATTTTGCTGTACTAGCCGAGGTGAAATCTGGAAATGTGCGGCGAggttttaatataaattaaacaaatttgcACAAAAATTGATAGAGACAATATAGGGTTAAAGAAGTTTGATTGTGTTTTCTcaataattataatttgtaTCTTCAGCATATTATTTCCTTTGTTTGTTTTccattaatatattttctttgtttttcattCCTATGATTTTCCTTGGTTGTTAACTTGCACCTGTTTTTGATGCCTGGCAAACATTAGCAATCAGCGCAATGTAAAATCCGCTGTCTCTGCCCTCTCTTCTACCAGCTCTGCATTTGGTACTGCGGCTGCTTCTAGCAAATTCGATAACACCAATGGCATTGACGAGCAGCTCAAGGCCCAGGTGctggccgaggaggaggccGCCATGAACCAGTACAAGGTGAGTTTTTAGCCGAATTATCCATGTTAACGAGACAGTGTTTAATCGATTTCTCTGCCCGTTCCCCCGCTAGTCCAAGGTATCGTCGCCCACCAGCAGCGGTGCTGCTGGCGCTAGCGCTGCACTAACAAATCCATTTCTATCGTCCCCGCCAGCCGCACAGGCTGGCCAGCCGATAGTTGATCTGTTCGGTGCCGCGTCGGCGCAGcccgctgctgctgcagcagcCACCAAGGCCTCCGACGACCTGCTGCAGTTGGGCAATCCCTTCGCCGACATGTTTGAAGCCAGCGGTGGCGGCGGAGCAGCCGCTGCAGGAGCCACAGGTGCTGCACTCAACGCCAATAATTTGTGGATGCATAATAATGGTAGCATGTTAtaattttcttattatttCGTCCTAAGTTCTTGACTAGCGATTATGATTTGAGTTACGTTTATTTCGTGCTGTACATAGGTAACAGTCGGTGTGTAAGTGTAGTGAtcttacatatttatattgTCGTATCCGTAAAAATCAGAGCTAAGAGGAGCGCACTTTTCCGGCGCTCTAGACGCCCCTCACCCTCTGTCTGTCTCTTTATCACTCCGGCCTAGCCGTCTGTTTGCACAAGACTTTCATGCACCATTATCCATACTTGTAATCATAATAGTATACTTTTTATCGATTCAATTGTTTACTTTAATTATTTCCGTAAGTTTTGATTTCTTTTGAATTCTTGTCTAATGTATTGTTACTCTTCATTTTTTCATCACTGTTTTTTTCCAACCCGAAACAATAACGACAACAACTTCAACAACGATACCGATACCGAAAACAACTCCTCGAATACCAAAAACCAAACCAATCGCTAATCTTCCAAAACACGCCAACGACCATCGCCCACCGTCCACCGCCCACACAACACCCAACAAAACTGAATACAAAACCAccaaaaaatatcaaaaatatacaaacaaacATAGGTTTCAATGGCGCTTCAGTTTCCTCCGCTGCTGCTACAAATGCATTCGTTTCCGATAGTAATTTCTCATCCGTTTTTGGTAATACGGAACCGGCAGGTAAGTCTCTCAATAGCCCACAGTCTTCATTCATTCCTAACTGCAAGCTACAATGTAATCCTAAgaatacatattttaatacTTAATATGCAGTCACTAACAAAATGCTTATTTACTAGTaactatatttaaaattgAGTGAAAATCGAAGCGTTTCACTTAAGTTTACTAATTGATTAAAATTATAGCAATGCTAATAATACCAACCAACTTTGGTGTGTTTGAATTATGCTGAAATAAATGTTAGCATGTTATTTTATACGCCTGATTTAATTTCACTGTTAAAGTAATTTCCACCGCAGGCTAGGAAATGTTCTATATTCCGCATATTTTATGGAGGGTCTTCAGAGTTTAGCATCTCGTTTAGAATTTGCGTGATGATTACCATTTGTTTTGTTACCCGTACTCCTCAATGTTAGTTTGACAATAATACTCGATCatttcaaaattataattttgtatatttattttaattgttatCCTGTAAATGTTTGCGTTGACTTTCACACAGCTTCGACGTCGTTGCCAAATCCATTTTTCGATGATATGTCGTTGCCCCAAGCCCACCTCGCTgctgcatctgttgctgcGCCCTTTGGCAACAATATCAATTTCATGGATCAACAgctgcagcaacaacagcaagcggcattttatgtgcagcagcagcagcaacagcaattgcaactacagcagcagcaacaccggCAGCAATTGCCGCAACAGCAAGCGATATTGCCACCTTCCATGTCAGCAGCTCAGTTTCCACCAGGTGAACCATTGCCGTTCCTCGACGAAAAACGAATacgaaaacaaaaaccattaacCACAAGCATTTGTTCCCCGCGTGCTTTGTTTCTGTACAAAGCTTGCTCCATCTATGGCTTGTAGTGCTGCAGCAGACACCGTACTTTCTCTCTCGGCATCCAAGATCCTCCGAGCTTTGTCTTGTGCCACAAATGCTCATCCACACCAACCAGAACACGCTTTGCCCACTGTTGTCTGCTCGTGTCTTGTAGCTATTTTGTCCATTTTAACTGTCTAATCGATTATGGAGTCCTTCCGTCATTGAGAAGAAGCTGCGTTGTTGTCCCTTTACATacgtttttgttttgattttagTTTCTAGCCTTTTGAAAACAGTTTTCgtgatgaaaaatatttaaccaaTTAGTTTTTGTGATTGTTAAATGTTATAATTGTCTGATATATAAATACTAAGTTTATTTTCGGTGTAATATTCCGGTATAAGAATTTATGTGTTCAGGAGAAGTTAGTTTAATGTCAGATtctatttttgatttttggtcAGAACTTTTTCCGTATACTCCAAAGACAGCCTTTCTGTAATATCTGCTTACCGTCTCTAAACTAAACTTATTACATTACTTACACCtaacaaaatgcaaaaattccATTAACATAAAATATTCTGTCTTGGGTTGCTTTTGTAAATAATACTACCATCTGTTATCTGTTTGTAGATAAAAACCTATTATTAATCCTATGTCAAAAACCATTTGAGATCGAACAatccaaaatatttatatatacaatgCCAATTcatgttatttattttgtaaatgttattttttctctttttctctTTCTTATGTTCTTATGTACTGAacgtaaaaaacaaaaatatcaaAACTAAAAACAACCTCACATTGTCTCATGTTAATGTTGGTGGCACAAATCCATATTCGAACACTTAAAATCTATGAAAcgctaaaaaatatttgtgtttTATAATTACGCTggcaaaatgaaaaaaaaatgactttaaaaaaacaatttgaaaCCAAAATGTCAAACTTCGACGGCAACAAAAACTCAACGCTAACTCAACAAACATCAAAAAACCAAATCCTTGGGCTCATCGGCTTCATTGTTTATGCATAtctactatatatatataccattGTGTTTGTCTCTGTGTATAAATGTCTGCTAAAAACGGTGCATTGGCTATGGCTATCCCCAAACAACTATATCGTCTGAAATGTAAAAACGTATCAAAGGCTTCGACGCCTTGGGCGATGTTCTCAAGCCGGCCTCagccagcaacaacagcaatcAAATGAACGTTGTCGCCACAGGTTACTCCAGCAATAGCAGTTCGATCCTAGCGttacaacagcagcagcaccaccagcaacaccagcagcaactgcaccagcagcaacagcagcagccgccGGCTGGCACTGGGAAGATTATTACCGGCGACTTGGATAGTTCACTAATGTCACTAGTTGATAActtaaatataaacaaaacgGCAAGTGCAAAGTGAGTAAATCGAGCCAGTATACTGACGATATATGTATGTGCGTGCGTTCGAAAGTGAAGCCAAACCAGAAGGTTGATCAGTAACCATGTTGTCACATCTCCATCAGTTCACTCGCAGTAGATGGTTAAATCGTATCCCTGATGGTCTTCAATTTCGACCGATTTAAGATCAGTTTGATCAGCCAAGTGCCACTTCCGAACTAACAGCTCCTTGACGATCCCTTAATCCAAAACTAAAACCTCCAGCCTTAGCCATCCGATCTGACCTTCCCGTCCACAAAGCCATATTCATGCTCCATATGTGTACATACCGTCCATCCAAAAAAATAGTTCGAAATCACGCAGAATTCTGTTTAGTTAGAAAAACCCCCAAAATTCAAATGCCGTGTTCATTGACGTCGTCTCTATATCATTACTCTCTTACCCCATTATTCTCATAGACCTGTGCAATGGAATTCACCTAAAAATACAGCGAAACCAGGTGCTAATTGGACACCCCAACCAATGGCGGCTACTACTGGTGCTGGCTATCGTCCAATGGTGAGTTTTGCCTACTCTAACTCTACTCTCTACTGTCTACCGAACTACTCTACTCAAAAATTATCAAAACAACTCGAAAGAATCCGAAAAGAAAGCCAAACTCTACGTTGCCTCGAATTTGTTCGAATTTAACGAGagactaaaataaataattcgaATACACTAGAAGTCGTGCCGAAGCAGATAAAATATGAGAAAAAACAATGccagaaaagaaaagaaacaaACACTTTTTATTACTTATGTAAATGCATTGTTTTCCCTTTCATTATTTTACGATTTTGTGTCACCCAACACTTAAGGTTACACTTCATGTACAGTACACTATTTTACCTAATTTAATGTGAATTACCTTATCAAAATTAATGTTTATTTATCAATTGCACAATCAGTATGAATTTACAACTTGAGCTAATTGGTTCTCTTGATTTACAGTATATTCTTGATCTGTATGAACATTTTCTCAGCTTGCTTACAATTTTCTTGATACGATTGAAAGTAAATTAACGTATATAATACTCCTTCATTGTCGCAGTCCATTTTAAATTTCTAAATGTTGTTAAGTCCTTTTTTATAATTGTGAATTGAAAGACCAAATCAAAGTGAAAACCAAGTCCTTTATTTCGCCCACTCAAAATCTTGTCCCCGATTTTCACACACCCCACCGTATACTACAGAGTCACAGCAAAGCGCACTAGAACACAAGCACTAGGGCTAATTTTGGTGGCACATCTTGCGAGCAGGTCCACGATGGGTTTATTAAGGGTCTACACACTATACACGCAGGCCAAAAACGACAAACCACATATTtccattttatatttttagtttattattatttcgatttttattttgcattttaaCGAAGTATATATAAACTATCAACTACTttcttttctttattttatgtTTGCTTTATATCTCAACTATCCCAACGCATACCGCAAAATCGAAAATCGTTAACCGAACCGAATCAAATTGAATcacaactaaatatatattgaaactaatcaaacaaacaacaacaacgaatCACGTATGACAACTCACGCTGCGCCTGTGTTAATgctgtctgtgtgtgtgtatgtgtgtttgtgatatatcaatatatatTCTATCAATATGCCAATATATATATCAATATGCAATACGTAGGCACATGGCATGACCGTAAGTCCTGCGCCAATCACAATCAATCATCCGTATATACATGCTAGTTATCCTGTAATGCCAAATTATATGCAGGTAAGATGATGCTGAAACCAACGAAATGAACAACAACCACTACAAATTTTCAAACAgaatgaaaaaaattataaataaataccaTTATGGTTTTGACTTGAGTTGCCGTTTTTCCTTGAGaggaattatttttattttagatttatttttaaagccgT is from Drosophila suzukii chromosome 3, CBGP_Dsuzu_IsoJpt1.0, whole genome shotgun sequence and encodes:
- the lap gene encoding phosphatidylinositol-binding clathrin assembly protein LAP isoform X1 — protein: MTMAGQTINDRLLAARHSLAGQGLAKSVCKATTEECIGPKKKHLDYLVHCTNEPNVSIPHLANLLIERSQNANWVVVYKSLITTHHLMAYGNERFMQYLASSNSTFNLSSFLDKGTVQDGGMGVPGGRMGYDMSPFIRRYAKYLNEKSLSYRAMAFDFCKVKRGKEEGSLRSMNAEKLLKTLPVLQAQLDALLEFDCQSNDLSNGVINMSFMLLFRDLIRLFACYNDGIINLLEKYFDMNKKHARDALDLYKKFLVRMDRVGEFLKVAENVGIDKGDIPDLTKAPSSLLDALEQHLATLEGRKVSAANTPTQSSSNQRNVKSAVSALSSTSSAFGTAAASSKFDNTNGIDEQLKAQVLAEEEAAMNQYKSKVSSPTSSGAAGASAALTNPFLSSPPAAQAGQPIVDLFGAASAQPAAAAAATKASDDLLQLGNPFADMFEASGGGGAAAAGATGAALNANNLWMHNNGFNGASVSSAAATNAFVSDSNFSSVFGNTEPAASTSLPNPFFDDMSLPQAHLAAASVAAPFGNNINFMDQQLQQQQQAAFYVQQQQQQQLQLQQQQHRQQLPQQQAILPPSMSAAQFPPGFDALGDVLKPASASNNSNQMNVVATGYSSNSSSILALQQQQHHQQHQQQLHQQQQQQPPAGTGKIITGDLDSSLMSLVDNLNINKTASAKPVQWNSPKNTAKPGANWTPQPMAATTGAGYRPMAHGMTVSPAPITINHPYIHASYPVMPNYMQGMPVMGQPSMMGQSAAPLTGAQPTMMAAPHSNATGIMQPIQPTQNGGNKGVPLDPFGAL
- the lap gene encoding phosphatidylinositol-binding clathrin assembly protein LAP isoform X23, which translates into the protein MTMAGQTINDRLLAARHSLAGQGLAKSVCKATTEECIGPKKKHLDYLVHCTNEPNVSIPHLANLLIERSQNANWVVVYKSLITTHHLMAYGNERFMQYLASSNSTFNLSSFLDKGTVQDGGMGVPGGRMGYDMSPFIRRYAKYLNEKSLSYRAMAFDFCKVKRGKEEGSLRSMNAEKLLKTLPVLQAQLDALLEFDCQSNDLSNGVINMSFMLLFRDLIRLFACYNDGIINLLEKYFDMNKKHARDALDLYKKFLVRMDRVGEFLKVAENVGIDKGDIPDLTKAPSSLLDALEQHLATLEGRKVSAANTPTQSSSNQRNVKSAVSALSSTSSAFGTAAASSKFDNTNGIDEQLKAQVLAEEEAAMNQYKSKVSSPTSSGAAGASAALTNPFLSSPPAAQAGQPIVDLFGAASAQPAAAAAATKASDDLLQLGNPFADMFEASGGGGAAAAGATGAALNANNLWMHNNGSML
- the lap gene encoding phosphatidylinositol-binding clathrin assembly protein LAP isoform X2; this encodes MTMAGQTINDRLLAARHSLAGQGLAKSVCKATTEECIGPKKKHLDYLVHCTNEPNVSIPHLANLLIERSQNANWVVVYKSLITTHHLMAYGNERFMQYLASSNSTFNLSSFLDKGTVQGYDMSPFIRRYAKYLNEKSLSYRAMAFDFCKVKRGKEEGSLRSMNAEKLLKTLPVLQAQLDALLEFDCQSNDLSNGVINMSFMLLFRDLIRLFACYNDGIINLLEKYFDMNKKHARDALDLYKKFLVRMDRVGEFLKVAENVGIDKGDIPDLTKAPSSLLDALEQHLATLEGRKVSAANTPTQSSSNQRNVKSAVSALSSTSSAFGTAAASSKFDNTNGIDEQLKAQVLAEEEAAMNQYKSKVSSPTSSGAAGASAALTNPFLSSPPAAQAGQPIVDLFGAASAQPAAAAAATKASDDLLQLGNPFADMFEASGGGGAAAAGATGAALNANNLWMHNNGFNGASVSSAAATNAFVSDSNFSSVFGNTEPAASTSLPNPFFDDMSLPQAHLAAASVAAPFGNNINFMDQQLQQQQQAAFYVQQQQQQQLQLQQQQHRQQLPQQQAILPPSMSAAQFPPGFDALGDVLKPASASNNSNQMNVVATGYSSNSSSILALQQQQHHQQHQQQLHQQQQQQPPAGTGKIITGDLDSSLMSLVDNLNINKTASAKPVQWNSPKNTAKPGANWTPQPMAATTGAGYRPMAHGMTVSPAPITINHPYIHASYPVMPNYMQGMPVMGQPSMMGQSAAPLTGAQPTMMAAPHSNATGIMQPIQPTQNGGNKGVPLDPFGAL
- the lap gene encoding phosphatidylinositol-binding clathrin assembly protein LAP isoform X20, which translates into the protein MTMAGQTINDRLLAARHSLAGQGLAKSVCKATTEECIGPKKKHLDYLVHCTNEPNVSIPHLANLLIERSQNANWVVVYKSLITTHHLMAYGNERFMQYLASSNSTFNLSSFLDKGTVQDGGMGVPGGRMGYDMSPFIRRYAKYLNEKSLSYRAMAFDFCKVKRGKEEGSLRSMNAEKLLKTLPVLQAQLDALLEFDCQSNDLSNGVINMSFMLLFRDLIRLFACYNDGIINLLEKYFDMNKKHARDALDLYKKFLVRMDRVGEFLKVAENVGIDKGDIPDLTKAPSSLLDALEQHLATLEGRKVSAANTPTQSSSNQRNVKSAVSALSSTSSAFGTAAASSKFDNTNGIDEQLKAQVLAEEEAAMNQYKSKVSSPTSSGAAGASAALTNPFLSSPPAAQAGQPIVDLFGAASAQPAAAAAATKASDDLLQLGNPFADMFEASGGGGAAAAGATGFNGASVSSAAATNAFVSDSNFSSVFGNTEPAGNAGDGPAKYDGAVSSPFDWGATDDDGGAAQ
- the lap gene encoding phosphatidylinositol-binding clathrin assembly protein LAP isoform X15 — encoded protein: MTMAGQTINDRLLAARHSLAGQGLAKSVCKATTEECIGPKKKHLDYLVHCTNEPNVSIPHLANLLIERSQNANWVVVYKSLITTHHLMAYGNERFMQYLASSNSTFNLSSFLDKGTVQDGGMGVPGGRMGYDMSPFIRRYAKYLNEKSLSYRAMAFDFCKVKRGKEEGSLRSMNAEKLLKTLPVLQAQLDALLEFDCQSNDLSNGVINMSFMLLFRDLIRLFACYNDGIINLLEKYFDMNKKHARDALDLYKKFLVRMDRVGEFLKVAENVGIDKGDIPDLTKAPSSLLDALEQHLATLEGRKVSAANTPTQSSSNQRNVKSAVSALSSTSSAFGTAAASSKFDNTNGIDEQLKAQVLAEEEAAMNQYKSKVSSPTSSGAAGASAALTNPFLSSPPAAQAGQPIVDLFGAASAQPAAAAAATKASDDLLQLGNPFADMFEASGGGGAAAAGATGFNGASVSSAAATNAFVSDSNFSSVFGNTEPAGYSSNSSSILALQQQQHHQQHQQQLHQQQQQQPPAGTGKIITGDLDSSLMSLVDNLNINKTASAKPVQWNSPKNTAKPGANWTPQPMAATTGAGYRPMAHGMTVSPAPITINHPYIHASYPVMPNYMQGMPVMGQPSMMGQSAAPLTGAQPTMMAAPHSNATGIMQPIQPTQNGGNKGVPLDPFGAL
- the lap gene encoding phosphatidylinositol-binding clathrin assembly protein LAP isoform X24 → MTMAGQTINDRLLAARHSLAGQGLAKSVCKATTEECIGPKKKHLDYLVHCTNEPNVSIPHLANLLIERSQNANWVVVYKSLITTHHLMAYGNERFMQYLASSNSTFNLSSFLDKGTVQDGGMGVPGGRMGYDMSPFIRRYAKYLNEKSLSYRAMAFDFCKVKRGKEEGSLRSMNAEKLLKTLPVLQAQLDALLEFDCQSNDLSNGVINMSFMLLFRDLIRLFACYNDGIINLLEKYFDMNKKHARDALDLYKKFLVRMDRVGEFLKVAENVGIDKGDIPDLTKAPSSLLDALEQHLATLEGRKVSAANTPTQSSSSAFGTAAASSKFDNTNGIDEQLKAQVLAEEEAAMNQYKSKVSSPTSSGAAGASAALTNPFLSSPPAAQAGQPIVDLFGAASAQPAAAAAATKASDDLLQLGNPFADMFEASGGGGAAAAGATGNAGDGPAKYDGAVSSPFDWGATDDDGGAAQ